One genomic segment of Candidatus Saccharimonas sp. includes these proteins:
- a CDS encoding HAMP domain-containing histidine kinase has translation MRNLKIFPKMFLYTFSTLSILAILIHALIYFIFPKVYLETRKQEITQKADQITKNIQGKNIESIKQILELYSKSSKVKAFVKDNEHLNEIKIDNQIEADLTSNNNSLVIEDREVQTASNEKILVKFISTTDMNKDAKELTFQFLPISILFSFIFSIIVSLVYAKIITKNINEIKTTTAQMMKLNRNAKLKVNSTNEVGALKSQINDLYSTLIKSIDGLEIKNQEITKLEKLKSEFFRGTSHELKTPLASLKIILENMKYGIGKYKNKEKSIEDCLNIVDQLTQNIAQILSTSSFENIKNDEKLININKVLQKVLDNYKLLAEQKNISIDNQLSQEEIYIGETALEIILSNLVSNAVKHSNQNGQINIGVKNNWFYIENSNQKIKDSRNAKIFETNFDLNKEKGSGFGLYIVKNILTNYKIKYKIEKSKIGVKFLIDLSKK, from the coding sequence ATGAGAAATTTGAAAATTTTTCCAAAGATGTTTTTATATACATTTTCTACATTGAGTATTTTAGCTATTTTAATTCATGCATTAATTTATTTTATTTTTCCAAAAGTCTACCTTGAAACCCGCAAGCAAGAAATCACCCAAAAAGCAGACCAAATCACCAAGAATATCCAAGGAAAAAATATCGAAAGTATCAAGCAAATACTTGAGCTGTATTCTAAAAGTAGCAAAGTTAAAGCTTTTGTGAAAGATAACGAACATTTAAATGAAATTAAAATAGATAATCAGATTGAGGCAGATTTAACCAGCAATAATAACTCTTTAGTTATTGAAGATAGAGAAGTTCAGACCGCTTCTAACGAAAAAATACTGGTTAAATTTATCTCAACAACAGATATGAATAAAGACGCAAAAGAGCTAACTTTTCAGTTCTTACCAATTTCAATCTTATTTTCTTTCATTTTTTCAATTATCGTTTCTTTAGTATACGCCAAAATTATAACCAAGAATATCAATGAAATCAAAACCACAACTGCTCAAATGATGAAACTTAACCGAAATGCTAAGCTGAAAGTTAATTCCACAAATGAAGTTGGCGCTCTAAAAAGCCAAATAAATGATTTATATTCAACACTTATAAAATCAATTGATGGCCTAGAAATCAAAAACCAAGAAATCACTAAACTCGAAAAACTAAAAAGCGAGTTTTTTAGAGGAACTTCCCACGAGTTAAAAACCCCATTAGCAAGCCTCAAAATAATTCTCGAAAATATGAAATATGGCATTGGTAAATATAAAAATAAAGAGAAATCTATTGAAGATTGTCTTAATATCGTTGACCAGCTAACTCAAAATATTGCTCAAATATTATCAACCTCTTCATTCGAAAATATAAAAAATGACGAGAAGCTTATCAATATCAATAAAGTATTACAAAAGGTTTTAGATAACTATAAATTATTAGCCGAGCAAAAAAATATCTCAATAGACAACCAGCTGAGCCAAGAAGAAATTTATATTGGCGAAACAGCATTAGAAATCATTCTTTCAAATTTAGTGAGTAATGCCGTAAAACATTCCAACCAAAACGGTCAAATAAATATTGGCGTCAAGAATAACTGGTTTTATATTGAAAATTCAAATCAGAAAATTAAAGACAGCAGAAATGCTAAAATTTTTGAAACAAATTTTGACCTAAATAAAGAAAAGGGTAGTGGATTTGGACTT
- a CDS encoding response regulator transcription factor codes for MKILITEDDATIREGICAYLSEFNYETIEARDGREALSKFESNKINLVILDIQIPFINGLDVLRRIREKSNLPVLILTAFSDEEFKITAFSNLADGYIEKPFSLPVLKARIDALITKNYEKFEVFSYKDLEVNFSNFSAKINNSAVEISAKEIEVLKYLLLNEGRALTRKQILENVWKESENIPFDRVIDVYIKDLRKKFGLDCIKTIRNIGYKLEKQ; via the coding sequence ATGAAAATACTTATTACCGAAGATGACGCAACAATACGAGAAGGGATTTGCGCATATCTATCTGAATTTAATTATGAAACAATCGAGGCGCGCGACGGACGAGAGGCTTTGTCTAAATTCGAATCAAATAAAATCAACTTGGTGATTTTAGATATTCAAATTCCATTTATAAACGGCCTAGATGTCCTTCGAAGAATCAGAGAAAAAAGCAATCTACCAGTTCTTATTTTAACTGCATTTAGCGATGAAGAATTTAAAATCACTGCCTTTTCAAATCTGGCGGATGGCTATATTGAAAAACCGTTTTCGCTCCCAGTTTTGAAAGCTCGAATTGACGCACTAATTACAAAAAATTATGAAAAATTCGAAGTTTTCAGTTATAAAGATCTAGAAGTTAATTTCAGTAATTTTTCTGCAAAAATAAATAATTCCGCAGTAGAAATTAGCGCAAAAGAAATTGAGGTTTTAAAATACTTATTACTCAACGAAGGCAGAGCTTTAACTAGAAAACAGATTTTAGAAAATGTTTGGAAGGAAAGTGAGAACATACCATTCGATCGAGTAATTGACGTTTATATAAAAGACCTGCGCAAAAAATTTGGGCTTGATTGCATTAAAACCATCCGTAACATTGGCTACAAACTGGAGAAACAATGA
- a CDS encoding ABC transporter permease: MLKNAFAYVTRKGLKSLVILLVILTMSALSLISLSIKEATDKASTKTFSNITNSFSMEINRRVNPGTPRGGGNVKGQDIKKIANSENIESYVKRINSVADLDGYDIIETSETSSNQSPERAKNFKRAVMLTGVNDSSKETKFVSGTYKLVEGKHLTSQDKNKVLIHKDLAKKNNLKVGDKIKIKSNLFDADNEKGANETVEVEIKGLFDGHNKGGVTAAQELYENTLVTDIHTAAKVYGNTEDTATYQDATFSVKGNKNLDQVIKDLGKLDINWQEYSLIKSSSNYPALQQSISGVYSIANQLFIGSLLFAGIIVSLLLFLWINARKKEIAVLLSLGISKGQILAQFTVELAFVTIPAFIGSYFLASYAGKHIGNNILQSVTGNIAKQIAKQSASTGLGGGAEVDGFNKTLSSLDMTINPNMLVWVIIFMTIVLAISLYIASSGILKKNPKDLLSDTE; this comes from the coding sequence ATGTTAAAAAATGCTTTTGCATACGTAACGAGAAAAGGCTTAAAATCACTAGTGATTTTGCTAGTCATCTTGACAATGTCGGCCTTGAGCTTAATTAGTTTATCTATCAAAGAAGCTACCGATAAAGCTTCAACTAAAACTTTTAGCAATATCACAAATAGCTTTTCAATGGAAATAAACCGCCGAGTTAACCCTGGTACACCAAGAGGTGGAGGAAACGTCAAGGGCCAAGATATTAAAAAAATTGCCAATTCTGAAAATATAGAAAGCTACGTAAAAAGAATTAATAGCGTTGCCGATTTAGACGGATATGACATCATCGAAACATCAGAAACTTCATCAAATCAATCACCCGAACGAGCTAAGAATTTCAAAAGAGCCGTTATGCTTACTGGCGTTAATGATTCTTCTAAGGAAACTAAATTTGTTTCAGGCACATATAAATTAGTTGAAGGCAAGCATTTAACCAGCCAAGACAAAAATAAGGTTTTAATTCACAAAGATTTAGCCAAAAAGAACAATCTCAAAGTTGGCGATAAGATTAAGATAAAATCAAATTTATTTGACGCAGATAACGAAAAAGGCGCTAACGAAACGGTAGAAGTTGAAATAAAAGGCCTTTTTGACGGGCATAATAAAGGTGGTGTTACTGCTGCACAAGAACTTTACGAAAATACCTTAGTTACAGATATTCACACTGCAGCAAAGGTTTATGGAAACACCGAAGACACGGCAACTTACCAAGATGCAACTTTTTCCGTTAAAGGAAATAAAAATCTTGACCAAGTTATAAAAGATCTTGGAAAATTAGATATAAATTGGCAAGAATACAGTCTAATTAAAAGCTCTTCAAACTATCCTGCGCTTCAGCAATCGATTTCAGGAGTTTATTCTATAGCTAACCAGTTATTTATCGGGTCATTGCTATTCGCCGGAATTATAGTTTCGCTGCTATTGTTCTTATGGATCAATGCCCGCAAAAAAGAAATTGCAGTGCTACTTTCATTAGGAATTTCGAAAGGTCAAATTTTAGCTCAGTTTACGGTAGAGTTAGCTTTCGTAACAATTCCAGCTTTTATTGGTTCATATTTCTTAGCTAGTTATGCCGGAAAACACATTGGAAACAATATTTTGCAAAGTGTTACCGGAAATATCGCTAAGCAAATTGCTAAACAGTCAGCTTCAACAGGCCTAGGTGGTGGCGCCGAGGTGGATGGATTTAATAAAACTCTCAGTAGTCTTGATATGACGATCAATCCAAATATGCTGGTCTGGGTAATTATATTCATGACTATTGTGCTCGCAATTTCGCTATATATCGCTTCATCTGGTATTCTAAAGAAAAACCCTAAAGATTTATTATCAGATACAGAATAA
- a CDS encoding ABC transporter ATP-binding protein, with protein sequence MKILEIKNLTYSYKDSKEKVLANVNESFEEGKFYAIIGKSGSGKSTLLSLLAGLDEPDNGKILFNGENIQETGYTNHRKNNISLVFQNYNLIDYLSPLENIRLVNNQAQQDILLELGLSEHQIKRNVMKLSGGQQQRVAIARALVSSAPVILADEPTGNLDENTASEIIEILKKLAKERNKCVIVVTHSKEVARAADIVFELNNKKLINKRG encoded by the coding sequence ATGAAAATATTAGAGATTAAAAATTTAACTTATAGCTATAAAGATTCGAAAGAGAAAGTTCTAGCAAATGTTAATGAAAGTTTCGAAGAGGGAAAATTCTATGCGATTATCGGTAAATCTGGCTCCGGAAAATCCACACTACTCTCATTGCTAGCTGGCCTAGATGAGCCAGATAACGGAAAAATACTTTTCAATGGAGAGAATATCCAAGAAACTGGCTACACAAATCACCGCAAAAACAACATCTCTCTGGTTTTTCAAAATTATAATCTCATCGATTACCTTTCACCGCTCGAAAATATCCGCCTAGTGAATAATCAAGCCCAGCAGGATATTTTGTTAGAACTTGGTCTTAGTGAACACCAAATTAAACGAAACGTGATGAAGCTTTCAGGCGGCCAGCAGCAAAGAGTAGCGATTGCGCGCGCACTAGTTTCGAGCGCACCAGTTATTTTGGCTGATGAGCCAACTGGAAATTTGGATGAAAATACAGCTAGCGAGATTATCGAGATTCTCAAAAAACTAGCTAAAGAAAGGAACAAATGCGTAATTGTCGTAACTCACAGTAAAGAAGTTGCGCGTGCTGCCGATATTGTGTTCGAACTTAACAATAAAAAATTAATCAATAAACGTGGGTAG